The genomic window CTTCGCAAGTGAATTGTTAAAAATTGACAAGCAAAGCAGATTGACCATTCATCATTCACCAATAATCTATACTCAATGTCAAATACAGCCTGGGAAAATTTAGTAAAAAAACAACTTAAAACAGAAGATATTGATTCGGTTCTCACCAGAGAAAATTTAGAAGGAATAGATGTAAAACCTTTCTATGACGCGGTGAAAAGACCATTGGTAAATCTGCCGAAAATCGAAGAAAGTACCCATTTGGTAGCAAGATATCATGAAAGCCTGGAAGAGGATGTATTCGCGTTTATTCTGGATCATAATGTTGAAAATCTTGAGCAGAAAACTATTTTTATAGATAATGTTGACTTGGCAGGACACATCAGTCCGAAAGAAGAAGATCAATATTTTTCGCTAATTGATGTTTTTGATGAAAAAGAAGCCATGATTAATGATCAGTTGGTTAAAGAATTACTGGCAAAAGAGTTCAGAAGAAACATTTGTATAGATATTTCACTTCATCAGAATGCGGGAGCTGCGATCTATCAGCAATTGGGAATTGCATTGGCAAAAACGAAAGAACTGGTAGAAGTTTATGGCTCTGAAATTTTAAATAAATTGATTTTCAGAATTGCTGTCGGAGGAAATTATTTCTTTGAAATGGCGAAACTGAGAGCTTTTAAAATGGTTTTCAACCAACTTTCCAAAGAATATAATTTAGACGAAATTCCATATATTTTTGCGGAAACTTCGTTAAGAAATAAGGCTATTTCTGATAGTGAAAATAACCTGATCCGCTCAACTCTGGAGCTTGCTTCTGCGATGATTGGTGGTGCTGATGCCGTTTTCAGTAATAATTATCTGGTTGACAGAAGTACGGAAAATTCAGAAGAAATCTCTTTCAAGCAACAGATCGTTTTGGCGTACGAAAGTATCATTAATGTCTTTGAAGATGCTTCAAACGGCAGCTATTATGTGGAAGATATCACCCAGCAGATTGCTGAAAAATCATGGAATTTATTCATTGAAATTGAAGAAGCGGGAGGATATCTCGAACTGTTAAAACAGGGAATCGTCCAAAAGAAAATCTACGATCACGCAATTGAAGAGCAAAAATGGGTGGAAGAAGGTAAAATTAAGCTGATCGGAGTGAATTTATATCCAAAATTAGACGTTAAAAAGTCTGCGGAGGAATTATATAATGAAAAAGAAATAAAAACTGTTCGTTGGGCTGAAATGTTTGAATAATGAAAGAAAAGCTGGTTGATTTATTCGAATACACCTACCATTTCAACAAAGAAATGATAAAAATTATTTCTGAAAATCTTGAAAAGGTTGATGAAAAAACGATGAGTTTAATCAATCATACGTTAAATGCCCAGCAAATCTGGAATGCAAGGATTTTGGGTGAAAAGACTTTTGAGGTTTGGCAAATCAATCCTTTTGAAAGCCTGGAAGGTATTAATGATCAGAACTTTAAAACAAGTGTTCAGATTGTTGGAAATTCCGATCTAGACCAGAGAATCAACTATCAAAATTCAAGAGGAACCAAGTTTGAGAACAGCATTTTTGAGATGCTTTTTCATGCGGTGAATCATTCAACCTATCACAGAGGGCAGATCAATTCATTACTGAAGCAAAACGGAATTGAGCCGATTTTGACGGATTATATTTTTTATAAAAGGTAAATTTCTAATAAATAATGTGATGCTTCGACGAAGCTCAGCATGACAACTCTAATACTAGCCGTTTTTTTAACAGTATATTTGTAGCGATGTCATGCTGAGCCCCGTCGAAGCATCCCACACAAGAAAAAAATCTGTGGGACATAAAACAATATTAAACAAAGAAATTCAAAAATACATCAATGCAAATCTAAACACAGACTTGCATTCTTTGCTGTTAAAAAAATCTCCATTTCCTGAGGTTTCCATGCAGGAAATCGTTCAGCAGATCAAAGGAAAACAAGTTGCGCAGAAAAAATTTCCATTTTTATTAAAAGATGAAATTATTTTCCCGCCACAATTGAACTTAGAACAATCTTCATCTGAGAAAACAGCGCTTTATAAATCCGGAATTGTAAAAGGAAAGAAATTCATTGATCTCACCAGCGGTTTCGGAATAGATGCCTATTATTTATCTCAAAATTTTGAAGAAATTACGCTTGTCGAGCAAAACCTGGAACTGTTGGAAATTGTCGAGCATAACTGGAATATTTTAGGCAAAAAAGCAACATTCATCAATCAAAAACTGGAAGATTTTTTAGAAGAAAATCAGGAAAAATTTGATGTGGTTTATCTCGATCCGGCGCGAAGAGACGATCATAAAAACAAAGTTTTTCTTTTGGAAGACTTGTCGCCCAATATTATTGAAATTCAGGAAAAATTGTTGTCAATTTCCAATGAAGTGGTGATAAAATTGTCTCCTTTAATCGATTTAAAATACCTCATTTCCGTCTTACCGAACGTTTTCAGGATTGATATTATCGCCTTAAAAAACGATGTAAAAGAAGTTGTTGTCTTTCTTTCCAATGAAAATTCAGGAGAAATTATCTGCAATTGTCTGAATCTTGAAAGTGGTGAATCAATATTTACATTTACATTCGGAGAAGAAGAAAAAGCAGTGGCTGCATATTCTGAACCTGAAAAATTTATATATATTCCCAATCATTCCATTTTGAAAGCGGGAGTTTTTAATTTAATTTCAGAAAAATTTTCATTAAAAAAGCTTCATCCGAATACCCATCTTTACACCTCGGAAGAAAAACTTGATGATTTTCCGGGTAGAATTTTAGAGATGGAAGTTATTGATGCTAAACATATTAAAAATAAAAGTCAGTTTAATATTATTTCAAAAAATTATCCTTTAAAACCTGAAGAAATCAAAAAGAAATACAGCCTGAAAGATGGCGGAGAAAGCTACCTTATTTTTACACAATCCAAAAAAGGAAAAATAATATTAAAATCAGTATAAAAATGTTGCCGAAAAAAATAGGAATCCTTAATTTTGGGCAATCAAAAAATTGAGCATGAAATCGCTTGCCGGTAAATAATTATAATTGGCTGAAATAATGCGATTCATATGACCTTTAAAAAATAAATCTTACATATGAAAAAATTAGTTATATGTTTAGCCCTTGCGACTGTTGCTGTAAGCTGCAAAAAAATTCAGGCTGGCGGAAATAAGAATGTTATAAAGCTTGAAGAAGGAGCAGACAGATATTCTGAAGATGTACAAGGTGGTGGTGAAGCTCACGGGCATGGTCACGAAACTGCTGCAGAACACACAGAAAAAGCAACTGCTGAAAAACATGAGGCTGAAGCTCCAAAAACGGACAGTGCAACTGCAACTGCAAAACCTGCTGAAGCTCAGACTCCTAAAGCTGAACACTAATTATCAGTACACCATATAAAGAATGTCCCGCAGAAATGTGGGACATTTTTTTGGAGCTTTATCCCGCTTTCCGCACTCGCTATTTTTTTTGTTTCGCTGCGGTCTCGTCGAAGACGAGACCGCAGCGAAACAAAAAAAATGAGCTCAAACAAATGCTGCAATCGGGGCTAAGGTGGCAGTCGTTACTTTCAAGAGTCAAAGCCTTGACAAACCTTACGATTTCAACACTCTGTTTGTCATCCTGAAAGGATCTCAACTATAGTATTAGAAAGAAACTTTGGTCATTGTGAACGTAGTTCAGGGAGGGACAAAGAAATCTCATTGTCTTATTTAGTTAAATGATTAATGTTTCGACTGTTGAGATCCTTACAGGATGACAAACTTTGCGGAAATTAGGATAAAAATACAAAATAGCTAAAGCAAAATCAAATCAAAGGACGTGATGATTACATCTACAACGAGCTTAAAATCAAGATAATCATAACCTGAGGAAATTTATATGTTTTTGTTTGTTACTGCATCGCATTTTTTTTACTTTTAGCAAAACAAAATTTTACAATGCAAGAGACATTAAATTACATTAACGAAAACAAACAACGTTTCGTGGATGAATTATTTGAGTTATTGAGAATTCCTTCTATTTCAGCTGATCCTGCGTACAAAAATGATGTGTTGAAATGTGCAGATGTTGTCGCAGAACACCTTAAAAATGCAGGAGCCGATCATGTTGAAGTTTGCCAGACAAAAGGATATCCTATTGTTTTCGGGGAGAAAATTTTAGATAAAAATTTACCTACAGTTTTGGTATACGGTCACTACGATGTACAGCCGGCTGATCCTTTGGAATTATGGACAAAACCACCATTCGAACCTTATATCGAGAAAACCGAACTTCACCCTGAAGGAGCTATTTTTGCAAGAGGTTCTGCAGATGACAAAGGTCAGTTTTTCATGCATCTGAAAGCTTTTGAAGCAATGATGAAAACAAATGCTCTTCCTTGTAATGTGAAATTTATTTTGGAAGGAGAAGAAGAAGTAGGGTCAGTAAGCTTAGGTGATTTCGTTAATGAAAATAAAGAAAAATTATCTTGCGACTGTATTTTAATTTCTGATACTCATATCTATAGCAACGAACAACCGACTGTTACGACAGGTTTAAGAGGATTAAGCTATGTAGAGGTTGAAGTTGAAGGACCAAACAGAGATTTACACTCAGGTCTTTATGGAGGTGCCGTTCCAAACCCGATTCATGTGCTTTCAAGAATGATCGCAAAATTAATCGATGAAGACGGACACATCACAATCGACGGGTTCTATGATAACGTAGAAACGGTTTCTGATGCCGATAGAGCCGACATGAATAAATTAAAGGATAACCCTGAAGAATTCAAAAAATCCATCGGATTGAGCGGAGTAGAAGGTGAAAAAGGCTATACAACCCTTGAAAGAACGTCTATCCGTCCGACATTAGACTGCAACGGAATTTGGGGCGGTTACACAGGAGAAGGTGCCAAAACAGTGATTCCTTCAAAGGCTTTTGCTAAAATTTCAATGCGTTTGGTTCCTTATCAGACTCCGGAAGAAATTACAGAAAAATTTACAGCATATTTTAAGAAAATTGCTCCTGCGAATGTAAAAGTGAAAGTAACCCCACATCATGGAGGTATGCCTTACGTTTTGCCTACAGATACTAAAGAGTTTTTAGCAGCAAAACAGGCTATGGAATCTGCCTTTGGAAAAGAAGTTCTTCCTTACAGAGGTGGTGGAAGTATTCCCATTACAGCAATGTTTGAACAGGTTTTAGGTGCTAAATCTGTATTAATGGGATTCGGATTGGATTCGGATGCGATTCATTCTCCTAACGAGCATTATGGCTTATTTAATTTCTATAAGGGAATTGAAAGTATTCCTTTATTCTTTGAAAATTACGCTAAATAATTTTTTTATAAAAAAAAATTAATCCCTAAGGTGTTTCTTAGGGATTTTTTTTTATATTTACCTCAAAATAAATAATTATCATGAAAAAACTTTTACTCTCTCTAGGGTTGTTTACCTTCCTTATAGGTAACGCTCAAATGAACTATAGCTTCGAATCTTCACAAGGATATACTCTTGGAAACATTTCTGGACAAAACAGTTGGGGTGCTACGGCTGCTGCAAATATTGCGGTAGTTTCTGCTGAACAGGCAAATCCTGGTACACAATCTTTAAAAATTACAGGAAATAACGGCACTAATCACGCTGTAGCAGGGCCTATTAGTCCTACAACAACGGTAAATGGGCCAATAGTTACGGTTCTTTTTAATGCATACTTTACACCTTCAGTTCCTGCAGGAGATGAGTGTGACTTCTTTTTTTCACCGCAATCACCTTCTCAGAGTACTATCAATGCAAGAATGAGATTTGACTTTCAAAATAATATTCTTGTTGTTGACATGGATCCAACTACTCTTCAACTTGGATATATAGATACAGGCGCAAACTTTACAAGAAGTGCCTGGAATACTTATAAAATACAATTAGATTTTGCTAATAATGAAGCAAAATATTATCAAAACGGTACACTAATCTATAC from Chryseobacterium wanjuense includes these protein-coding regions:
- a CDS encoding methylmalonyl-CoA mutase family protein; translated protein: MSNTAWENLVKKQLKTEDIDSVLTRENLEGIDVKPFYDAVKRPLVNLPKIEESTHLVARYHESLEEDVFAFILDHNVENLEQKTIFIDNVDLAGHISPKEEDQYFSLIDVFDEKEAMINDQLVKELLAKEFRRNICIDISLHQNAGAAIYQQLGIALAKTKELVEVYGSEILNKLIFRIAVGGNYFFEMAKLRAFKMVFNQLSKEYNLDEIPYIFAETSLRNKAISDSENNLIRSTLELASAMIGGADAVFSNNYLVDRSTENSEEISFKQQIVLAYESIINVFEDASNGSYYVEDITQQIAEKSWNLFIEIEEAGGYLELLKQGIVQKKIYDHAIEEQKWVEEGKIKLIGVNLYPKLDVKKSAEELYNEKEIKTVRWAEMFE
- a CDS encoding DinB family protein, whose protein sequence is MKEKLVDLFEYTYHFNKEMIKIISENLEKVDEKTMSLINHTLNAQQIWNARILGEKTFEVWQINPFESLEGINDQNFKTSVQIVGNSDLDQRINYQNSRGTKFENSIFEMLFHAVNHSTYHRGQINSLLKQNGIEPILTDYIFYKR
- a CDS encoding class I SAM-dependent methyltransferase yields the protein MLSPVEASHTRKKSVGHKTILNKEIQKYINANLNTDLHSLLLKKSPFPEVSMQEIVQQIKGKQVAQKKFPFLLKDEIIFPPQLNLEQSSSEKTALYKSGIVKGKKFIDLTSGFGIDAYYLSQNFEEITLVEQNLELLEIVEHNWNILGKKATFINQKLEDFLEENQEKFDVVYLDPARRDDHKNKVFLLEDLSPNIIEIQEKLLSISNEVVIKLSPLIDLKYLISVLPNVFRIDIIALKNDVKEVVVFLSNENSGEIICNCLNLESGESIFTFTFGEEEKAVAAYSEPEKFIYIPNHSILKAGVFNLISEKFSLKKLHPNTHLYTSEEKLDDFPGRILEMEVIDAKHIKNKSQFNIISKNYPLKPEEIKKKYSLKDGGESYLIFTQSKKGKIILKSV
- a CDS encoding dipeptidase, which codes for MQETLNYINENKQRFVDELFELLRIPSISADPAYKNDVLKCADVVAEHLKNAGADHVEVCQTKGYPIVFGEKILDKNLPTVLVYGHYDVQPADPLELWTKPPFEPYIEKTELHPEGAIFARGSADDKGQFFMHLKAFEAMMKTNALPCNVKFILEGEEEVGSVSLGDFVNENKEKLSCDCILISDTHIYSNEQPTVTTGLRGLSYVEVEVEGPNRDLHSGLYGGAVPNPIHVLSRMIAKLIDEDGHITIDGFYDNVETVSDADRADMNKLKDNPEEFKKSIGLSGVEGEKGYTTLERTSIRPTLDCNGIWGGYTGEGAKTVIPSKAFAKISMRLVPYQTPEEITEKFTAYFKKIAPANVKVKVTPHHGGMPYVLPTDTKEFLAAKQAMESAFGKEVLPYRGGGSIPITAMFEQVLGAKSVLMGFGLDSDAIHSPNEHYGLFNFYKGIESIPLFFENYAK
- a CDS encoding T9SS type A sorting domain-containing protein, producing the protein MKKLLLSLGLFTFLIGNAQMNYSFESSQGYTLGNISGQNSWGATAAANIAVVSAEQANPGTQSLKITGNNGTNHAVAGPISPTTTVNGPIVTVLFNAYFTPSVPAGDECDFFFSPQSPSQSTINARMRFDFQNNILVVDMDPTTLQLGYIDTGANFTRSAWNTYKIQLDFANNEAKYYQNGTLIYTGEVVGGTMVGNLAITNDNYNSSAYFDGIQVISGVLGTSDVKKLSYKMYPNPTSDFAIIETPDKINSIEVYDFSGKKLDAPFVNNKVDLRGLAAGVYILNINTPKGKVTDRIVKK